A genomic window from Purpureocillium takamizusanense chromosome 2, complete sequence includes:
- a CDS encoding NRPS (COG:Q~antiSMASH:Cluster_2.3~EggNog:ENOG503P0UV~SMCOG1002:AMP-dependent synthetase and ligase), with amino-acid sequence MFAAIDLGAAMFLENGGNANVNTTMTTTTTNNDTTNPGSLSRRLPSTITPPDDSSRGHLQNLLQSTSRVERVCLVAPRAGPFEGQFVALLTDATSLLRPGQPADSSDASQETLLIPPSEQEAARRLVHELRTAVLEWGGDAPRPDVFIVLRHMALNADGEPDARRLQTWVQNIPEEVEEQIMGMQVFRTARRGLRRQLQEQEQHQIQHEQGMSRQAIPLRPTVPKSPFRPDFATVAAPSGELPDLASPVEGSTSMHFEPDFFPLSVMQQLFFRTTMNRSIEFAAVAGSGFRFSQSILLQVTGGAEVADIEAAIDVLTSRHAMLRARFRMTGDGWAQVIAPASTSAYRFEHKYIDYDTSLGQGKQRDLLDVMEQAQASLNVFTGPVFAAEHVRTRDNRQLLYLVAHHLVVDLASWRILLHDLDELLREGTLASSAAESMPFTYWTDYQSYENSQRLVEPALPFDVRPTDLEFWGLQGRSNCYGDTQQMVFVLGTDIAQALQTTCNQVFRTESADIFLAALLHSFRQTFPERAGMMPTVWKQEHGRDASNQNFHIEQTVGWFTTLCPLSVGSDSVSDVIELIKQLKDTRRAIPRSGTPFFTSKFSNESSATSTSSQTNLPVEIMFNCVEALHDLGRHNNGVLEPVCPPDREVSSLASDVGSAVGRIALFEISIVIDDHDCGARVEFLFNGSSTHADRIAAWVRGFERSTLEAVARLADMEPQLTLADAPFLEASYDGMSKLALSRLAAVGLDGVKNIETIRPVDAVQQEIIVAQGQHAGSFHVSSTYELALPGDAHGAVDQGRLCQAWEALVGMHGALRSIFIDSVSDKGLYDQVVLRKVSPAMLFLDSSDPIKTLADVPGMKAPLSQPRHRLTVCKSEGKTYLRFDASQAICDPSSVHNLMSQLQQLYAGQEIYPDDPPSPRRASTQDDSNLSKWKQNLEGAVPCLFPRLALQRSGRLETRGFSLNVSVKHMSQFCTKYAVEPAVVVQLAWALVLRTFIGDDNVIFGHQISRRRQPMLPDLAQAVGSLTSLLPCKLHCRGEQNLLDLLLRLQENLNSAMKGELPSMMELEHALDICGEPLFNTSVSYADTTELFAGDGISWQPTVLTSSQDASCEVSLAVTLVKGEHFNVDITYLHLAHDQAHNVVNSFERALQYLLCFPTMAVQQVDLFTDRDYDQVVAPDWDPARMDVKVSACINELIMHQARDRPYATAVSSWDGDLSYQQVEAFATKLSTYLVNLGVGPGALVPVVLEKCRWAPIIMLAVLQAGACFVSLDIQEPQIVEATIRQLEPPLVLVTESGWKYVNPIVRSCILVNQPLMNALPPQVMLKVEKPLPAQAAVAFLSPGQNGPRGMFFTHQSLCSILSVQGPALKLSDRSRVLQLSAFNVDIALVEVLGTLLHGGCVCIPSTLERTNDLEGVIARMDVTWTYMTSVLARKIDPSMVPNLKTICFRTRSLDEDTYTPWLPNRDVLLAYGAPDVCPMAISVHKITGPRETSVIAPPLMGRFLILNPEDPKKLVPTGAVGELAIDSPLVTPHRFILGQPLVDPACLNDPSRKGKWRYLRTGHRARYLDRGHVRFLSSMRDDALVNGSPAFLSDIERRIRGCLARGVDVAVESITTSDSMNLLAAFLDFGEDPNRGAYDLNCLGPDMKFRLFSARRAVEEALAKPDQDGKKLPWQSIPRVFVPVRGFPLSASLKVNRRRLQKLISSRSYSQLAGLADGQYAGGQQPGQQSPDVLDHKPLPLTHSEEAMRSVWASVLGASTAEIRPSDNFFDAGGDTLLATKLIIACRKSGFDVSIQDILKGATLTEICRFISAAEEVKTKARGKKHAKKTSISKRNLGPHHGLVKLVLAPQIEVNWHDVLDATEASSQQVYYLEPSLYKPRGDINCLLLDFNGSVRPQRLESACEALTELHPILRTGFAIHEWRVFQVVIESFKAEFEHKTSHARSLVQETEQVIRDSQSLDLQLGKPVTKFTFIDAGQQGCKLVIRYSTAQVAEAAVPQLVQDLIKLYADPATTPRRPSFLEYSRAVSGARFEDSVRHWRKRLEGSQITQIVPHSRPCAPVRDCTTLRETVDISPLSDFGIGFDTVLKTAWSMVLATLTGQTDVVFAELVEGRRMKLETNIDVSHIVGPMENTVPVRIRFPITHTSPLQTMQHVQRECIASLPYEALGAQAIVKECTEWPNWSQFSTIVRHRSQVPVDGYTTLNIENTTFTYNIMEGEARNVPDLFAASTMIGPGKVSLALTFSPGRVPVDYATAAMELLIGAVKSLACYDTVSQPILPPACDYQGSVPRVLLEKQDDGASALTGPSMLDANSWLPAEHRNLIQGYLTSTWNEILNPGSVGQSEESIQLSRFYDISGSLMPAFLYADRLNRGLQRLEVQGMEMVHITPEDMINNPTLNSQMDLVVRKMRDLGITTKLAKLVRRQTTSGLAAALLGGAGNSNVTANNNTTNTSSSGSQGLIGKMTGSSTSGFRKHAAQHRREVSTGSMRDFGARVGGLMRHRVIRGTDKSSPGRSESPFPRDMAVSPPGAGAIGMIPEAVGDVSPLSASAPQEGWRGDADLARRRKHGSGSASPVSPVRTSLDGKTAAGPGPRSFFEL; translated from the exons ACtccaggagcaggagcagcatcAAATTCAGCATGAGCAGGGCATGTCGAGACAGGCGATTCCCTTGAGACCAACCGTACCGAAATCACCGTTCAGACCCGACTTTGCGACAGTGGCAGCTCCATCTGGGGAGCTTCCAGACCTGGCCAGCCCCGTGGAGGGTTCTACGTCGATGCACTTTGAACCCGACTTCTTCCCCCTTTCCGTAATGCAGCAGCTCTTTTTCCGCACCACCATGAATCGCAGCATCGAgtttgccgccgtcgcaggctCGGGATTTCGCTTCAGCCAGAGCATCCTACTCCAAGTCACCGGTGGCGCCGAGGTTGCCGacatcgaggccgccattGACGTACTTACTTCGCGGCACGCGATGCTGCGAGCGCGATTTCGCATGACAGGAGACGGCTGGGCGCAGGTCATtgcgccggcatcgacgagcgcCTACCGCTTCGAGCACAAGTACATCGACTATGATACCAGCTTGGGCCAGGGCAAGCAACGCGACCTGCTGGATGTCATGGAGCAGGCACAGGCAAGCCTCAACGTCTTTACAGGCCCCGTtttcgccgccgagcacgtcCGCACCCGCGACAACCGTCAGCTGTTGTACCTGGTCGCACACCACCTCGTTGTCGACCTCGCATCCTGGCGCATCCTGCTACATGACCTGGATGAGCTTCTGCGAGAAGGTACactcgcctcgtccgcggccgAGTCGATGCCCTTTACCTACTGGACCGACTACCAGAGCTACGAGAACAGCCAacgcctcgtcgagccggCACTGCCCTTCGATGTGCGACCCACTGATCTGGAGTTTTGGGGGCTCCAAGGCAGATCCAACTGCTACGGCGATACGCAGCAGATGGTGTTCGTACTGGGTACAGACATCGCACAAGCGCTGCAGACGACATGCAACCAGGTGTTCAGAACAGAGTCGGCCGATATCTTCCTTGCTGCGCTGCTCCACTCGTTCCGTCAGACGTTCCCCGAGAGAGCTGGCATGATGCCAACTGTGTGGAAGCAGGAgcacggccgcgacgcgaGCAATCAGAACTTCCACATCGAGCAAACAGTTGGGTGGTTCACCACACTGTGCCCTCTTAGCGTCGGCTCCGACTCCGTGTCAGACGTCATTGAGCTGAtcaagcagctcaaggacacGCGAAGGGCTATCCCTAGAAGCGGCACTCCTTTCTTCACCTCCAAATTTTCAAACGAGTCTTCTGCCACTTCCACATCGTCGCAAACCAACTTGCCAGTAGAAATCATGTTCAACTGTGTGGAGGCTCTTCACGACCTCGGACGACATAACAACGGCGTGCTCGAGCCAGTCTGCCCTCCCGATCGTGAGGTCAGCTCTCTGGCCAGTGACGTTGGCTCTGCGGTTGGTCGCATCGCCCTCTTTGAGATCTCCATCGTCATTGACGATCATGACTGCGGCGCTCGCGTCGAGTTCCTTTTCAACGGCTCGTCCACGCATGCAGACCGCATTGCGGCGTGGGTGCGCGGCTTCGAGCGTTCGACGCTCGAGGCGGTTGCTAGGCTGGCGGACATGGAGCCCCAGCTCACCCTTGCCGACGCGCCCTTCCTCGAAGCCTCGTACGATGGCATGTCTAAGCTGGCATTGAGCAGGCTAGCAGCCGTCGGACTCGACGGTGTCAAAAACATCGAGACGATCCGCCCCGTAGATGCGGTACAACAGGAGATAATTGTCGCGCAGGGCCAGCATGCCGGTTCGTTCCACGTGAGCAGCACGTATGAGCTTGCCCTGCCAGGCGATGCCCACGGAGCCGTCGACCAGGGCCGGTTGTGCCAGGCATGGGAGGCGCTGGTGGGCATGCACGGTGCGCTGAGGAGCATTTTCATCGACAGCGTCTCCGACAAGGGCCTCTACGACCAAGTCGTGCTCCGCAAAGTCTCTCCCGCGATGCTTTTTCTGGACTCATCGGATCCGATCAAGACGTTGGCTGATGTGCCCGGCATGAAGGCACCGCTATCGCAGCCGAGACACAGACTGACTGTCTGCAAATCTGAGGGTAAGACATATCTGCGCTTCGACGCCAGTCAGGCCATCTGCGAT CCGTCGAGCGTTCATAACCTCATGTCCCAGTTGCAGCAGCTTTACGCTGGCCAGGAGATCTACCCCGATGatcctccctccccgcgccgTGCCTCAACTCAGGACGATAGCAACCTCTCCAAGTGGAAACAGAATCTCGAGGGTGCGGTCCCTTGCCTATTTCCACGTCTTGCCCTCCAGCGCAGTGGCCGTCTGGAAACACGCGGGTTCAGTCTCAACGTCAGCGTCAAGCACATGTCGCAGTTCTGCACAAAGTACGCGGTCGAGCCCGCAGTTGTGGTGCAACTCGCGTGGGCGCTCGTCCTGCGCACCTTTATTGGTGACGACAACGTCATTTTCGGGCATCAAATcagccggcggcgtcagccCATGTTACCGGACTTGGCGCAGGCAGTGGGCAGCTTGACATCGTTGCTGCCCTGTAAACTCCACTGCCGCGGCGAGCAAAACCTGCTTGACTTGCTTCTGCGGCTACAGGAAAACCTCAACAGCGCCATGAAGGGAGAGCTGCCAAGCATGATGGAGCTCGAGCACGCTCTCGACATCTGCGGCGAGCCTCTTTTCAACACCTCCGTTTCTTACGCAGACACGACGGAACTCTTTGCTGGTGACGGCATCTCGTGGCAGCCGACCGTGCTTACGTCGTCTCAGGATGCCAGTTGTGAAGTCTCCCTCGCGGTGACGCTTGTCAAAGGCGAGCATTTCAACGTCGACATCACCTACCTCCACCTCGCGCACGATCAAGCACACAACGTGGTAAATTCGTTTGAGCGGGCTCTCCAGTATCTCCTATGCTTTCCCACCATGGCCGTCCAGCAAGTCGACCTATTCACGGATCGCGACTACGATCAAGTCGTTGCCCCGGACTGGGATCCAGCGCGGATGGATGTCAAGGTCTCGGCTTGCATCAACGAACTCATCATGCACCAAGCACGGGATCGCCCTTACGCTACAGCCGTATCGTCATGGGACGGCGATCTTTCGTACCAGCAGGTGGAGGCTTTTGCGACGAAGCTCTCCACCTACCTCGTGAACCTCGGCGTCGGTCCGGGAGCGCTCGTTCCCGTGGTGCTTGAAAAATGCCGCTGGGCTCCCATCATcatgctcgccgtcctgCAAGCCGGCGCTTGCTTTGTCAGCCTGGACATTCAGGAACCGCAAATAGTCGAGGCCACTATCCGCCAGCTCGAGCCCCCGCTCGTTCTCGTCACTGAGTCGGGATGGAAGTATGTGAACCCCATCGTTCGCAGCTGCATCCTCGTCAACCAACCCCTCATGAACGCGCTTCCGCCTCAAGTGATGCTCAAGGTTGagaagccgctgcccgcgcaggccgccgtcgccttcctcTCGCCCGGCCAGAACGGCCCTCGCGGCATGTTCTTCACCCACCAGAGCCTTTGCTCCATCCTCTCAGTCCAGGGGCCAGCCCTGAAGCTGAGCGACCGGAGCAGAGTGCTGCAGCTGTCGGCGTTCAATGTTGATATCGCTCTTGTGGAGGTACTTGGGACGCTGTTGCATGGTGGATGCGTATGCATTCCATCCACCTTGGAGCGGACAAATGAtctcgagggcgtcatcgcGCGCATGGACGTCACTTGGACATACATGACCTCAGTGCTGGCTCGCAAGATCGATCCCTCCATGGTGCCCAACCTCAAGACCATCTGCTTTCGCACCAGgagcctcgacgaggacacTTATACCCCATGGCTACCCAACCGCGATGTTCTCCTTGCGTATGGTGCGCCCGATGTGTGCCCTATGGCCATTTCCGTCCACAAGATCACGGGCCCCAGGGAGACGAGCGTCATCGCACCGCCGCTCATGGGCCGCTTCCTGATCCTCAACCCGGAGGATCCTAAGAAACTCGTCCCCactggcgccgtcggcgagctggccatcGACAGTCCTCTCGTGACTCCTCATCGCTTCATCCTTGGCCAACCTCTCGTTGACCCAGCCTGCCTCAATGACCCGTCGCGGAAGGGCAAGTGGCGATACCTCCGAACGGGCCACCGTGCGCGGTACCTGGACAGGGGACACGTGCGCTTCCTCTCGAGCATGAGAGACGATGCCTTGGTGAATGGGTCTCCGGCATTCTTGTCAGACATTGAGCGGCGAATACGGGGTTGTTTGGCCCGCGGAGTGGATGTGGCCGTCGAGAGCATTACTACCAGCGACTCAATGAACTTGCTAGCCGCTTTCCTCGACTTTGGCGAGGACCCGAATCGTGGCGCGTACGACCTCAATTGCCTCGGCCCTGACATGAAGTTCCGACTTTTCTCtgcccgacgagccgtcgAAGAAGCGCTTGCCAAGCCCGATCAGGATGGGAAGAAGCTTCCTTGGCAGAGTATCCCGCGCGTTTTCGTGCCTGTCAGGGGCTTCCCACTATCTGCGTCGCTCAAGGTCAACCGTCGCCGGCTGCAGAAACTCATCTCCTCCCGGTCGTATTCTCAGCTTGCGGGTCTGGCAGACGGACAGTACGCCGGTGGCCAGCAGCCTGGACAGCAGTCACCCGATGTCCTTGACCACAAGCCTCTCCCCCTCACACACTCCGAGGAAGCGATGCGTTCGGTCTGGGCTTCGGTGTTGggtgcgtcgacggccgagaTCAGGCCGTCGGACAACTTCTTtgatgctggtggtgacACGCTTCTGGCCACTAAGCTAATCATTGCGTGCCGCAAAAGCGGCTTCGACGTATCCATCCAGGACATCCTTAAGGGCGCTACCTTGACGGAGATTTGTCGGTTCATTTCGGCAGCCGAAGAGGTTAAAACCAAGGCACGAGGCAAGAAGCATGCCAAGAAGACGTCCATCTCAAAGAGGAACTTGGGTCCTCACCACGGCCTTGTCAAGCTCGTCCTGGCGCCTCAGATCGAGGTTAACTGGCACGACGTCCTTGATGCCACGGAAGCCTCCTCGCAGCAGGTATACTACCTGGAGCCTAGTTTGTACAAGCCTCGCGGCGACATCAATTGCCTCCTACTCGACTTCAATGGGTCTGTCCGACCTCAGAGGCTGGAAAGCGCTTGTGAGGCGCTCACGGAACTCCACCCCATTCTGCGCACCGGCTTTGCCATTCACGAGTGGCGTGTCTTCCAGGTCGTTATCGAGTCCTTCAAGGCCGAATTTGAGCACAAAACATCCCATGCCCGCAGCCTCGTCCAGGAGACGGAGCAGGTCATTCGCGACAGCCAGTCCCTCGACCTCCAGCTAGGCAAGCCGGTCACCAAATTCACCTTTATCGATGCTGGCCAGCAGGGCTGCAAGCTTGTCATTCGGTACAGCACTGCGCAAGTCGCCGAAGCGGCCGTGCCGCAGCTCGTTCAAGACCTCATCAAGCTGTACGCGGACCCGGCCACGACCCCTCGCCGACCCAGCTTCCTTGAGTACTCACGAGCTGTCTCGGGTGCTCGCTTCGAAGACAGCGTGCGGCATTGGCGCAAGCGGCTTGAGGGCTCACAGATCACGCAAATCGTGCCTCACTCGCGCCCCTGCGCTCCCGTCCGGGACTGTACGACCTTGCGCGAGACGGTGGATATTTCACCCCTAAGCGACTTTGGCATCGGCTTCGATACTGTGCTCAAGACCGCCTGGTCTATGGTCCTGGCGACGCTGACGGGCCAGACGGACGTCGTCTTTGCCGAGCTTGTTGAAGGCCGTCGCATGAAGCTCGAAACCAACATCGATGTCTCGCACATTGTAGGACCGATGGAGAACACTGTCCCCGTGCGCATCAGATTCCCAATCACTCACACCTCACCGCTGCAGACTATGCAGCATGTCCAGCGCGAATGCATCGCCTCCCTACCATATGAAGCCTTGGGTGCACAGGCAATCGTCAAGGAGTGCACCGAGTGGCCCAACTGGAGCCAGTTCAGCACCATCGTGCGACATCGATCACAAGTGCCTGTTGATGGTTACACGACGCTCAACATTGAGAACACCACTTTCACATACAACATCATGGAAGGCGAGGCCCGCAACGTGCCTGATCTGTTTGCGGCGTCGACCATGATTGGGCCAGGGAAGGTTTCGCTCGCGCTGACCTTTTCCCCTGGCCGCGTGCCCGTCGACTACGCTACCGCAGCTATGGAGCTGCTAATCGGCGCGGTGAAGAGCCTCGCGTGCTATGACACAGTCAGCCAGCCGATCCTGCCACCTGCCTGCGACTATCAAGGCTCCGTCCCGCGGGTCTTGCTTGAGAagcaggacgacggcgcctcggccctgACGGGTCCCAGCATGCTCGATGCCAACAGCTGGCTCCCAGCAGAACACCGTAATCTTATTCAGGGCTACCTCACCTCAACATGGAATGAAATTCTCAACCCCGGGAGTGTTGGCCAATCCGAAGAATCCATTCAGCTTTCACGATTCTACGATATCTCGGGCTCCCTCATGCCAGCCTTCCTGTATGCGGACCGTCTCAATCGCGGTCTGCAACGCCTCGAAGTCCAGGGCATGGAAATGGTACACATCACGCCTGAAGATATGATCAACAACCCGACGTTAAATTCACAGATGGACCTCGTGGTTCGCAAGATGCGTGATCTAGGTATCACCACGAAGCTCGCCAAGCTAGTACGGCGCCAGACAACCAgcggtctcgccgccgcgctcctcggaGGCGCCGGTAACAGCAATGTCActgccaacaacaacaccaccaacaccagcagcagtggtAGTCAGGGTTTGATTGGGAAGATGACTGGCTCGTCCACGTCGGGATTCCGCAAGCACGCAGCCCAGCACCGTCGCGAAGTTAGCACGGGCAGTATGCGCGACTtcggcgcccgcgtcggcggcctcatgCGCCATCGCGTGATTCGCGGGACCGACAAGTCGTCGCCCGGCCGGAGCGAGTCGCCTTTCCCCAGGGACATGGCAGTGAGCCCTCCCGGAGCGGGCGCTATCGGCATGATTCCCGAGGCGGTAGGCGACGTCAGCCCACTAAGCGCCTCAGCGCCGCAAGAAGGGTGGCGCGGTGACGCAGACCTGGCGCGTAGAAGGAAGCATGGGAGCGGAAGCGCAAGCCCCGTTTCGCCAGTCCGGACGTCCCTGGATGGGAAGACTGCGGCAGGCCCAGGGCCACGGAGTTTCTTTGAACTTTGA
- a CDS encoding uncharacterized protein (EggNog:ENOG503NVYS~COG:K~antiSMASH:Cluster_2.3) yields the protein MAAALDSQRLGAIFQARPDILDGIKRAADSPSRVALFNEIANHVYEQLHDAGEPAQKRRRLDAGQANGPNGVSTPTQGNAADEEVLLVVKEISVSAPQRKKFELCLTPNFLYARAPGTTAPIPSITYAWRDIEYAFYLPVPDKAQVQHNYVFFPKDTCLPSKTNPPAAEPLVFTVPATPPKEGTIGGSEAGQAAAVSDTYRSLFHWALGKRFRGVGSSVEVVSADPNKFHSVIRQAQRPNERAVHVAGFRGSKDGFLFFLENGILWGFKKPLIFIPLNRIAAISYTSILQITFNIVVEVFSSEGGDADEELEFGMLDQQDYGGIDEYIKRNRLQDRSMAEQRKGKLQLAENRAPKKEGQEGGSDAAVAEDGMTELQRAQAEAEQELQDDEDEDEEDYDPGSDAESGGSGSSDDDDDDDDEDDEDDEGDEDEASNGEGVQEGEDADEDPREDEEQEEEEEEQPPEPPRSKPQKPAVKKEKAAAPPAAVSNVPVRQGWATVRNPPSRRADDLDMDEEFDVVG from the exons ATGGCTGCGGCGCTCGACTCGCAGCGCCTGGGCGCCATATTCCAGGCCCGCCCCGATatcctcgacggcatcaAGCGGGCTGCAG ACTCGCCAAGCCGCGTGGCTCTTTTTAACGAGATCGCGAACCACGTTTACGAACAACTacacgacgcgggcgagcccGCCCAgaagcgacggcggctagacgccggccaggccaacGGGCCGAATGGAGTGTCTACACCCACCCAGGGaaatgccgccgacgaggaagtcCTGCTGGTAGTCAAGGAAAtctccgtctcggcgcccCAGCGGAAGAAGTTTGAACTCTGCTTGACACCCAATTTCCTCtacgcccgcgcccccggcACCACTGCCCCTATTCCCAGCATCACATACGCATGGAGAGATATTG AATATGCTTTCTACCTTCCTGTCCCGGACAAGGCGCAGGTCCAGCACAATTACGTCTTCTTCCCCAAAGACACGTGCCTACCATCCAAGACcaacccgcccgcggccgagccGCTAGTTTTCACTGTgcctgcgacgccgccgaaggAGGGCACTATTGGCGGCAGTGAGGCTGGCCaagcggccgccgtctcagACACATATCGGTCGCTTTTCCATTGGGCGCTTGGCAAGCGGTTTAGGGGCGTGGGTAGCTCTGTCGAGGTCGTTTCCGCGGACCCTAACAAATTCCACAGCGTCATACGGCAAGCACAGCGGCCTAATGAGCGGGCCGTGCATGTCGCCGGCTTCCGGGGCTCCAAGGAcggcttcctcttcttcctcgagaACGGCATCCTGTGGGGCTTCAAGAAGCCGCTCATTTTCATCCCGCTCaaccgcatcgccgccatcagctACACCAGCATCCTCCAAATCACCttcaacatcgtcgtcgaggtcttCTCCagcgaaggcggcgacgcggacgaggagctcgaaTTCGGCATGCTTGACCAGCAGGACTatggcggcatcgacgagtACATCAAGCGCAACCGCCTGCAGGATCGCAGTATGGCCGAGCAGCGAAAGGGcaagctgcagctggcggaGAACCGCGCGCCTAAGAAGGAAGGTCAGGAGggtggcagcgacgccgccgtggcggaggATGGCATGACGGAGCTCCAGCgcgcgcaggccgaggccgagcaggagctgcaggacgacgaagatgaggatgaagaggatTATGATCcaggcagcgacgccgaAAGCGGGGGTTCTGGCTCcagtgacgatgacgacgatgacgacgatgaggatgatgaagacgacgagggagacgaagacgaggcaagtaacggcgagggcgtgcagGAAGGCGAAGATGCGGACGAAGACCCAAGAGAAGATGAAGAgcaagaggaggaagaagaagagcaacCGCCAGAGCCCCCCAGGTCCAAGCCGCAGAAGCCAGCCGTCAAAAAGGAGAAAGCAGCCGCCCCTCCGGCAGCCGTGTCGAACGTGCCCGTCCGACAAGGCTGGGCCACGGTCCGAAACCctccgtcgcgccgcgccgatgacctggacatggacgaggagtTTGACGTGGTTGGGTGA
- a CDS encoding uncharacterized protein (EggNog:ENOG503P9QR~antiSMASH:Cluster_2.3), producing MSPKTEATYYLVPNLQALDPSAREVDLNAHSWVQPIIIEDEDLQFGGKSLSAWYEEERRRLSSGSSDDGNEQTHRSYDEERRGRERTRRHHHHHHHHQKETKHKS from the coding sequence ATGTCGCccaagacggaggcgacgtACTACCTCGTGCCTAACCTGCAGGCTCTCGACCCCTCGGCGCGCGAAGTCGACCTTAATGCCCACTCATGGGTgcagcccatcatcatcgaggacgaggacctgcaGTTTGGCGGCAAGTCGCTGAGCGCATGgtacgaggaggagcggagACGTctcagcagcggcagcagtgacgacggcaacgagcAAACGCACCGCTCCTACGATGAGGAGCGTAGAGGGCGTGAGCGCACGCGGagacatcatcaccaccatcaccaccaccaaaagGAGACCAAGCACAAATCATGA
- a CDS encoding uncharacterized protein (COG:S~EggNog:ENOG503P3W8~BUSCO:EOG092651K1~antiSMASH:Cluster_2.3) — MAAAFPNVYAHRKVAEASARACDICYKPSTSVLITPDKKDFFYVCPVHLKDKNFALPKIDEEAVKAKREKELAEETEKLKKEYEERQRKKKDKEAKKKEDKDKDKGSKDDKDKDKDKEKTKDDKSTDDVAEEKDSGPSTPQEEEPRVFELKSAFYQQRLLKKRQAGAAKRDRERASQPGYFPSVPTGLPGK, encoded by the exons ATGGCTGCGGCGTTTCCCAACGTGTATGCCCATCGAAAAGTCGCAgaggcgtcggccagggcatgCGACATTTGCTACAAGCCAAGCACATCGGTGCTCATCACGCCTGATAAAAAG GACTTCTTCTACGTGTGTCCAGTACATCTAAAGGACAAAAACTTTGCCCTTCCTAAgatcgacgaggaggccgtcaaggctAAGCGGGAGAAAGAATtggccgaggagacggagaagcTGAAGAAGGAGTACGAAGAGAGGCAGCGCAAGAAGAAAGACAAGGAggcgaagaagaaagaagacAAGGACAAAGACAAAGGTAGCAAagacgacaaggacaaggacaaggacaaagagaagaccaaggacgacaagagcacggacgacgtcgccgaggag AAAGATTCTGGCCCATCAACGCCGCAAGAAGAGGAGCCACGAGTGTTTGAGCTCAAGAG CGCATTTTACCAACAACGCCTGCTCAAGAAACGGCAGGCTGGGGCAGCAAAGAGAGATCGCGAGCGAGCATCCCAGCCAGGATACTTTCCATCAGTTCCGACAGGCTTGCCTGGCAAGTGA
- a CDS encoding uncharacterized protein (SECRETED:SignalP(1-21~SECRETED:cutsite=TSA-IR~SECRETED:prob=0.4507)~antiSMASH:Cluster_2.3): MKASTAFVAATTIAPIVLTSAIRIDSSLPDGVYDAIPDESNNDNNAIGHHHHHIIRRDFMSGPDTRRRTTTTDTPAAATAALSARQQGVPIPPRCQGEACLRPIREALPIPDGKSFCRDPATRNMTSSDYHAALNLLFESPLYWVPPQTARFALHRGAVAYVCNFVDWNSASLVEFMAAMDDLDRECGVGVAGKRSLAEWDKFYGREARGWDICRLEYQDAGGIDSELMDVVDDGCETYLSGVRSWFRSGSCKHGNSGTALFSKMKELFTWYKAPGEDMETGKL; this comes from the coding sequence ATGAAGGCCTCCACTGCATTcgtcgcggccaccaccatcgccccTATTGTTCTCACCTCGGCCATCCGCATCGACAGCTCCCTCCCAGATGGCGTCTACGACGCGATCCCCGATGAGtccaacaacgacaacaacgccataggacaccaccaccatcacatCATCCGACGTGACTTCATGTCCGGTCCCGacacaagaagaagaacaacaacaacagacACTCCTGCggccgctaccgccgccctctccgcccgccAACAAGGCGTGCCCATTCCCCCACGCTGCCAGGGGGAGGCGTGCCTGCGACCCATCCGGGAGgccctccccatccccgACGGCAAGTCCTTCTGCCGCGACCCCGCGACGCGCAACATGACGTCGTCCGACTACCACGCGGCGCTGAACCTGCTCTTCGAGTCACCGCTGTACTGGGTGCCCCCGCAGACGGCCCGCTTCGCGCTGcaccgcggcgccgtcgcctacGTGTGCAACTTTGTCGACTGGAACTCGGCCTCCCTCGTCGAgttcatggccgccatggacgacctcgaccgggagtgcggcgtcggcgtcgcgggcaaGCGCTCCCTCGCCGAGTGGGACAAGTTCTACGGccgcgaggcccgcggcTGGGACATCTGCCGCCTCGAGTAccaggacgccggcggcatcgacagcGAGCTCATGGacgtggtcgacgacggctgtgAGACGTACCTCAGCGGCGTCAGGTCGTGGttccgcagcggcagctgcaaGCATGGCAACTCAGGCACTGCTCTCTTCAGCAAGATGAAGGAACTGTTTACCTGGTACAAGGCACCGGGAGAAGACATGGAGACGGGGAAGCTTTGA